A genomic window from Methylorubrum extorquens includes:
- the fliE gene encoding flagellar hook-basal body complex protein FliE, with the protein MTTSAFAAGAYGNAQSLARPGAAKPVQGMAQGLTAPSGFTGFLQQSLDNVAQSGAQADRAALSAATGKANVVDVVTAVAESETALQTLVAVRDRVISAYEEIMRMPI; encoded by the coding sequence ATGACGACCTCCGCCTTCGCAGCCGGTGCCTACGGCAACGCCCAAAGCCTCGCCCGTCCCGGTGCCGCCAAACCCGTCCAAGGCATGGCCCAGGGCCTGACCGCACCGAGCGGCTTCACCGGCTTCCTGCAGCAGAGCCTCGACAACGTCGCCCAATCCGGGGCGCAGGCCGACCGCGCCGCCCTCTCGGCGGCCACCGGCAAGGCCAACGTTGTGGACGTAGTGACGGCGGTGGCCGAGAGCGAAACCGCCCTCCAGACCCTCGTCGCCGTGCGCGACCGCGTGATCTCCGCCTACGAAGAAATCATGCGGATGCCGATCTGA
- a CDS encoding NAD(P)/FAD-dependent oxidoreductase gives MEALVVGAGVVGLAIARALAQRGASVIVAEAAEAIGTGVSARSSEVIHGGMYYPPGSLRARHCVEGRRRVVDFCESHGVPYRICGKLIVATHEAECPALETILSRGVANGVEDLTWLERAEAVALEPALSCVAALHSPATGIIDSHALMLAFLGDLEDAGGVLALNTPIEAARRRDGRWEVRFGGEAPDVLRVDCLINAAGLGAQALARRIDGVASEDIPRQVLAKGSYFGCSGRPAFTRLIYPAPVEGGLGIHLTLDLAGRMRFGPDVEWVDALDYAVDPGRADRFEAAIRRYWPGLPDGRLMPDYAGIRPKLSGPGEPAADFRIDGPGEHGLPGLVQFFGIESPGLTSSLSLAEAVADQVMA, from the coding sequence ATGGAGGCGCTCGTCGTCGGGGCAGGGGTGGTGGGGCTGGCGATCGCGCGGGCCCTCGCGCAGCGCGGCGCGTCCGTGATCGTGGCGGAGGCGGCCGAGGCGATCGGCACTGGCGTGTCCGCCCGCAGTTCGGAGGTGATCCACGGCGGGATGTATTATCCCCCCGGCTCGCTGCGCGCCCGCCACTGCGTCGAAGGACGCCGCCGCGTCGTCGATTTCTGCGAGAGCCACGGCGTACCCTACCGAATCTGCGGCAAGCTGATCGTGGCGACGCATGAGGCGGAGTGTCCGGCGCTCGAAACGATCCTGTCCCGCGGCGTTGCGAACGGCGTTGAAGACCTGACCTGGCTCGAGCGCGCCGAGGCGGTCGCCCTCGAACCCGCTTTGTCCTGCGTCGCCGCGCTCCATTCCCCCGCCACCGGCATCATCGACAGCCACGCCCTGATGCTGGCGTTCCTCGGCGATCTCGAGGATGCAGGCGGCGTGCTGGCGTTGAATACCCCCATCGAAGCGGCTCGGCGCCGAGATGGGCGCTGGGAGGTCCGCTTCGGCGGCGAGGCGCCGGACGTCCTGAGGGTCGATTGTCTCATCAACGCCGCGGGCCTCGGCGCCCAGGCCCTCGCCCGCCGGATCGACGGGGTCGCGTCGGAGGATATCCCCCGGCAGGTTCTGGCCAAGGGCAGCTATTTTGGATGCAGCGGCCGGCCGGCGTTCACGCGGCTGATCTACCCGGCCCCGGTCGAGGGCGGCCTCGGGATCCACCTGACGCTGGATCTGGCCGGGCGCATGCGGTTCGGTCCCGATGTCGAATGGGTGGACGCGCTCGATTACGCAGTCGATCCGGGACGCGCCGACCGCTTCGAGGCGGCAATCCGGCGATACTGGCCCGGCCTGCCGGACGGGCGACTGATGCCGGATTATGCCGGCATCAGGCCGAAGCTCAGCGGTCCCGGCGAGCCGGCGGCAGATTTTCGCATCGACGGACCGGGCGAACACGGTCTGCCCGGCTTGGTTCAATTCTTCGGGATCGAGAGTCCGGGACTGACCTCCTCGCTCTCACTAGCGGAGGCGGTGGCCGATCAGGTGATGGCGTAG
- a CDS encoding (Fe-S)-binding protein → MRIGLFVPCYVDAFEPEVGIATLELLERFGLTVEYPYDQTCCGQPMTNTGCHGEAAATEALFVRNFSGFDYVVAPSGSCVHQVREHLTAIPQTDEVKHVRARTFELVEFLHDVLKIEDLPWAEFPHKVAYHSNCNALRGIGHARPSELNRPFFSKPLNLLKKVKGVEIVDLTRPDECCGFGGTFSVFEPAVSAKMGYDKVTDQARAGAEYVVSADSSCLMHQKGCAERLGVPLKYIHIAQVLNGAAA, encoded by the coding sequence ATGCGGATCGGACTGTTCGTCCCCTGCTACGTCGATGCCTTCGAGCCCGAGGTCGGCATCGCCACGCTGGAACTGTTGGAGCGCTTCGGCCTGACGGTCGAATACCCTTACGATCAGACTTGCTGCGGCCAGCCGATGACCAATACCGGCTGTCATGGGGAGGCCGCCGCGACAGAGGCGCTGTTCGTCAGGAATTTTTCCGGGTTCGACTACGTCGTCGCACCGTCCGGCTCCTGCGTGCATCAGGTGCGCGAACACCTCACCGCCATCCCGCAGACCGACGAGGTCAAGCATGTGCGGGCCCGGACGTTCGAACTCGTCGAGTTCCTGCACGACGTGCTCAAGATCGAGGATCTTCCCTGGGCGGAGTTCCCGCACAAGGTTGCCTACCATTCGAACTGCAACGCGCTGCGCGGCATCGGCCATGCACGGCCGTCCGAGCTGAACCGGCCGTTCTTCTCCAAGCCGCTCAACCTTCTGAAGAAGGTGAAGGGGGTCGAGATCGTCGATCTGACCCGGCCCGACGAGTGCTGCGGTTTTGGCGGTACCTTCTCGGTGTTCGAGCCCGCGGTCTCGGCCAAGATGGGCTACGACAAGGTGACCGATCAGGCTCGCGCCGGCGCTGAATATGTGGTCTCGGCCGATTCTTCCTGCCTGATGCATCAGAAGGGCTGCGCCGAGCGCCTCGGCGTACCGCTGAAATACATCCACATCGCCCAGGTGCTGAACGGAGCCGCCGCATGA
- the flhB gene encoding flagellar biosynthesis protein FlhB — MSDETDDEDKTEDPTPRRIEQAIERGDVPNSPEINTFFILAAFTLALMLSAKPMAEGLTRDMRGFLEHAGGLPSDSGTYLGVALRAAWVCAKALAVPLGIAMLAAIAAGLIQHRPIFTAESLMPKFARISPMAGAKRLLGMDAWVNFGKGLAKIVVVGTIAGTILWSEHDRAESFAQLDPGVALQGTLTLALKMMGGMLAVYAVIALGDALYQRNRWHKRLRMTKEEMKQEHKESEGSPEVKARIRQLRQARVKKRMMAAVPTATVVVTNPTHFAVALRYEAGMAAPICVAKGVDSLALRIRAVAADHDVPVMENPPLARALHATVEVDAEIPAEHYRAVAEVIGFVLRLRRAA; from the coding sequence GTGTCCGACGAGACCGACGACGAGGACAAGACCGAAGACCCGACGCCACGGCGCATCGAGCAGGCGATCGAGCGGGGCGACGTCCCCAACTCGCCCGAGATCAACACCTTCTTCATTCTGGCGGCTTTCACCCTCGCCCTGATGCTCTCGGCTAAGCCCATGGCGGAGGGGCTGACCCGCGACATGCGCGGCTTCCTCGAACATGCCGGCGGCCTGCCTTCGGATTCGGGCACCTATCTCGGCGTGGCGCTGCGCGCGGCCTGGGTCTGCGCCAAGGCGCTCGCCGTGCCTCTGGGCATCGCGATGCTCGCGGCCATCGCCGCCGGCCTGATCCAGCACCGGCCGATCTTCACCGCCGAGAGCCTGATGCCGAAATTCGCGCGCATCTCGCCCATGGCGGGCGCCAAGCGCCTGCTCGGCATGGATGCCTGGGTGAATTTCGGCAAAGGGCTCGCCAAGATCGTCGTGGTGGGCACCATTGCCGGGACGATCCTGTGGAGCGAGCACGACCGGGCCGAATCCTTCGCCCAGCTCGATCCCGGCGTCGCGCTCCAGGGCACCCTGACCCTCGCCCTCAAGATGATGGGCGGCATGCTCGCGGTCTATGCCGTGATCGCCCTCGGCGACGCGCTCTACCAGCGGAACCGCTGGCACAAGCGTCTGCGCATGACCAAGGAGGAGATGAAGCAGGAGCACAAGGAGAGCGAGGGTAGCCCCGAGGTGAAAGCCCGGATCCGGCAATTGCGCCAAGCGCGCGTGAAGAAGCGGATGATGGCCGCCGTGCCCACCGCGACCGTGGTGGTGACGAACCCGACCCACTTCGCCGTGGCCTTGCGCTACGAAGCCGGGATGGCCGCACCGATCTGCGTCGCCAAGGGCGTCGACTCGCTGGCGCTGCGCATCCGCGCCGTCGCCGCCGACCACGACGTGCCGGTGATGGAGAACCCACCGCTCGCCCGCGCCCTCCACGCCACGGTCGAAGTCGATGCCGAGATTCCCGCCGAGCACTATCGCGCAGTTGCGGAGGTCATCGGTTTCGTGCTTCGCCTTCGCCGAGCCGCCTGA
- the fliQ gene encoding flagellar biosynthesis protein FliQ: MTGLAILDIARDGIFVFLKVAGPMMIVALVVGLIVSLFQALTQIQEQTLIYVPKIVAVFGVMLLMLPFIGDAMAAYMARIAARIAAGG; encoded by the coding sequence ATGACCGGTCTCGCCATCCTCGACATCGCCCGCGACGGCATCTTCGTCTTCCTGAAGGTGGCGGGTCCCATGATGATCGTCGCCCTCGTCGTTGGCCTGATCGTTTCGCTGTTCCAGGCTCTGACGCAAATTCAGGAGCAGACGCTCATCTACGTGCCGAAGATCGTCGCGGTGTTCGGCGTGATGCTCCTGATGCTGCCCTTCATTGGCGACGCCATGGCCGCCTACATGGCCCGGATCGCTGCTCGGATCGCGGCGGGCGGATGA
- the flgC gene encoding flagellar basal body rod protein FlgC gives MDFLKSLGIAASGLKAQSGRMRIIAENIANADSTAQTAGGDPYRRKIPTFTSRFDNELNASVVEAGRVRRDPTPFRTKHDPGNPAADARGEVRLPNVNGLIENMDMREAQRSYEANLNMVTATRRMISRTLEILKA, from the coding sequence ATGGATTTCTTGAAGAGCCTCGGCATCGCCGCCTCGGGCTTGAAGGCGCAGTCCGGCCGGATGCGCATCATCGCCGAGAACATCGCCAACGCCGATTCGACCGCCCAGACCGCGGGCGGCGATCCCTATCGGCGCAAGATCCCGACCTTCACCAGCCGCTTCGACAACGAACTGAACGCCAGCGTCGTCGAGGCCGGCCGGGTGCGGCGCGATCCGACGCCGTTCCGCACCAAGCACGATCCCGGCAACCCGGCGGCGGATGCCCGCGGCGAGGTGCGCCTGCCCAACGTCAACGGGCTGATCGAGAACATGGACATGCGCGAGGCCCAACGCTCCTACGAGGCCAACCTCAACATGGTGACCGCCACCCGGCGGATGATCTCCCGCACCCTCGAGATCCTGAAGGCGTAG
- a CDS encoding lactate utilization protein B, with protein sequence MSADDLTPRQTEDVLHPEVRAPSDESERGPGGERLQHAEAASKPIRADAPREPQPRGAKVRGNRPIDQAEAAERFLAAPMHQKAHDERLWDVRRKRDVAAHGIPEWEELREIASQIKTHTLTHLDHYLEQFEAAAKANGVHVHWAEDGAEHNRIVLDILRKHGAKSLVKSKSMLTEECGFRHFMAAHDIDVIETDLGERIQQLDDEEPSHVVMPAVHKTRLDVAEVFARTLGTDPDNDDAHYLAESQRETTRPLILKADAGLTGCNFAIAETGTVVTCTNEGNADLSGNVPPLQIHSIGIEKIIPRVEHLGVFIRLLSRSALGSPITQYTSHFRGPRPGTEMHMVLVDNGRSERLAMEEFWTSLKCIRCGACMNTCPVYRRSGGLSYGATYSGPIGLIIDPTFNKRKYSTLPFSSTMNGSCTNVCPVKINIHEQIFAWRKVLAEEHQIPLLKQGMMKAAGAVLSRPAAYRAAIQTADSALRVLPRFAVYNPANTWGKKREMPHAPRQSFHAWYRQNRMKTGGDA encoded by the coding sequence ATGAGCGCCGACGACCTGACCCCGCGCCAGACCGAGGATGTGCTCCACCCCGAGGTGCGCGCCCCCTCCGACGAGAGCGAGCGCGGGCCCGGCGGCGAGCGGCTCCAGCACGCGGAAGCCGCTTCCAAGCCGATCCGCGCCGACGCTCCCCGCGAGCCGCAACCGCGCGGCGCCAAGGTGCGCGGCAACCGGCCGATCGATCAGGCGGAGGCTGCCGAGCGCTTCCTCGCCGCGCCGATGCATCAGAAGGCTCATGACGAGCGCCTCTGGGACGTGCGCCGCAAGCGCGATGTCGCCGCCCACGGCATTCCCGAATGGGAAGAGCTTCGCGAGATCGCCTCGCAGATCAAGACGCACACGCTCACCCATCTCGACCACTACCTCGAACAGTTCGAGGCGGCTGCAAAGGCCAACGGCGTCCATGTCCACTGGGCCGAGGACGGGGCGGAGCACAACCGCATCGTCCTCGACATCCTGCGCAAGCATGGCGCCAAGTCGCTGGTGAAGTCGAAGTCGATGCTGACCGAGGAGTGCGGCTTCCGTCACTTCATGGCGGCCCACGACATCGACGTGATCGAGACCGATCTCGGCGAGCGCATCCAGCAGCTCGATGACGAGGAGCCGAGCCACGTCGTGATGCCGGCGGTTCACAAGACCCGCCTTGATGTCGCCGAGGTGTTCGCCCGGACGCTCGGCACCGATCCCGACAACGACGACGCCCACTACCTCGCCGAGAGCCAGCGCGAGACGACGCGCCCGCTGATCCTCAAGGCCGATGCCGGCCTCACCGGCTGCAACTTCGCCATCGCCGAGACCGGCACGGTGGTCACCTGCACCAACGAGGGCAATGCCGACCTCTCCGGCAACGTGCCGCCCTTGCAGATCCACTCCATCGGCATCGAGAAGATCATCCCGCGGGTCGAACATCTCGGCGTGTTCATCCGTCTGCTGTCGCGCTCGGCCCTCGGCTCGCCGATCACCCAATACACCTCGCATTTCCGCGGGCCGCGGCCGGGCACCGAGATGCACATGGTGCTGGTCGATAACGGCCGCTCCGAGCGGCTGGCGATGGAGGAGTTCTGGACCTCGCTCAAATGCATCCGCTGCGGCGCCTGTATGAACACCTGCCCGGTCTACCGGCGCAGCGGTGGCCTCTCCTACGGCGCCACCTATTCCGGGCCGATCGGGCTCATCATCGATCCGACCTTCAACAAGCGGAAATACTCGACCCTGCCGTTCTCCTCGACCATGAACGGCTCCTGCACCAACGTCTGCCCGGTGAAGATCAACATCCACGAGCAGATCTTCGCGTGGCGCAAGGTGCTGGCCGAGGAACACCAGATCCCGCTGCTGAAGCAGGGCATGATGAAGGCAGCGGGCGCCGTGCTGAGCCGTCCGGCCGCGTACCGCGCCGCGATCCAGACCGCCGATTCGGCCCTGCGCGTCCTGCCGCGCTTTGCCGTCTACAACCCGGCCAACACCTGGGGGAAGAAGCGCGAGATGCCCCATGCGCCGCGCCAGAGCTTCCACGCGTGGTACCGCCAGAACCGGATGAAGACGGGGGGCGACGCGTGA
- the flgB gene encoding flagellar basal body rod protein FlgB, with product MSLTDLPLLGMLRTRMQWHQARQALLAENVANADMPGFRPRDLAEPSAASVKLATPLGASVGGDGIARTDSTHIGMTASTGPNADPRRFKGFEVRPSGNGVNLEEEMMKAGDNQSDYQLVASLYQKSLDALKIAVGKR from the coding sequence ATGTCGCTCACCGACCTGCCCCTGCTCGGCATGCTGCGCACCCGGATGCAGTGGCATCAGGCCCGCCAGGCACTGCTCGCCGAGAACGTTGCCAACGCCGACATGCCGGGCTTTCGCCCGCGCGATCTCGCCGAGCCGTCCGCGGCCTCGGTGAAACTCGCGACGCCGCTCGGGGCCTCGGTCGGCGGCGACGGGATCGCCCGCACCGATTCCACGCATATCGGGATGACGGCGAGCACCGGACCGAACGCCGATCCGCGCCGCTTCAAAGGCTTCGAGGTCCGCCCCTCCGGCAACGGGGTGAACCTGGAGGAAGAGATGATGAAGGCCGGCGACAATCAATCCGATTACCAACTCGTCGCCTCGCTCTACCAGAAGAGCCTCGACGCCCTGAAAATCGCCGTCGGCAAGCGCTGA
- a CDS encoding DsbE family thiol:disulfide interchange protein: protein MSAQAPQATPPGTGERPRRSLLALLPVLVFAILAVTFLVRLRSGADPAALPSALIGKPVPAFALEPVPGLQAAGRPVPGLSSADLKGQVTVLNIFASWCAPCQIEHPMLMRLAQEPGLRLVGIDYKDPGDAGRRWLERNGLPFAAVGNDASGRAGIDLGVYGVPETFIIGPDGRIRDKLVGILTPENYASVLERIRAAGRTAPVTN, encoded by the coding sequence GTGAGCGCGCAGGCCCCGCAAGCGACCCCACCCGGCACCGGCGAACGCCCCCGCCGCTCGCTCCTCGCGCTGCTGCCGGTGCTGGTCTTCGCCATCTTGGCCGTCACCTTCCTGGTCCGGCTGCGCTCGGGCGCCGATCCTGCGGCGCTGCCCTCGGCGCTGATCGGCAAGCCGGTCCCCGCTTTCGCGCTGGAGCCTGTGCCGGGCCTTCAGGCCGCCGGCCGGCCGGTGCCCGGTTTGTCGAGTGCGGACCTCAAGGGGCAGGTGACCGTCCTCAACATCTTCGCTTCGTGGTGCGCCCCCTGCCAGATCGAGCATCCGATGCTGATGCGGCTCGCGCAGGAGCCCGGCCTTCGCCTCGTCGGCATCGACTACAAGGATCCGGGCGATGCCGGTCGGCGCTGGCTGGAGCGCAACGGTCTCCCCTTCGCGGCGGTCGGTAACGACGCGAGCGGCCGGGCGGGAATCGACCTCGGCGTCTACGGCGTACCGGAAACTTTCATCATCGGTCCCGACGGCCGGATCCGCGACAAGCTCGTCGGCATTCTGACGCCGGAAAATTACGCGAGCGTGCTGGAGCGCATCCGCGCCGCCGGACGGACTGCCCCCGTGACCAACTGA
- the ccmD gene encoding heme exporter protein CcmD has protein sequence MEFGPYAPFIVGSYGFAALVLGALALNGWWDGRAQRRALAELQDERGGRS, from the coding sequence ATGGAATTCGGACCTTACGCCCCCTTCATCGTCGGTTCCTATGGCTTCGCGGCCCTGGTGCTCGGCGCCCTGGCCCTCAACGGCTGGTGGGACGGGCGGGCGCAGCGCCGCGCGCTCGCCGAGCTGCAGGACGAGCGGGGAGGTCGCTCGTGA
- a CDS encoding transglutaminase-like domain-containing protein gives MLIRTGYEITFETDAATPMSLLLSLHPSRQGDLRSPEAIVFDPPISQRQMLDSFGNVCTRIVAPPGRLTISADLLVADTGLPDAAAPEAAQIPVEDLPDEVMLYLMASRYCDTDKLVGIAWPLFGQTPEGWARVQAIVDYVHQRIRFDYQKADATRSAFDGYQQQVGVCRDFAHLAIAFCRCMNIPARYCTGYLGDIGVPPVADPMDFSAWFEVYLGGRWYTFDARHNTPRIGRIVMARGRDATDCAISTSFGAARLINFTVHTDEVADGTKTDLMQAA, from the coding sequence ATGCTGATCAGGACTGGTTACGAGATTACCTTCGAGACTGATGCTGCAACGCCAATGTCGCTGCTCCTCAGCCTCCACCCCTCCCGCCAGGGCGACCTGCGCAGCCCGGAGGCCATCGTCTTCGATCCGCCGATTTCGCAGCGGCAGATGCTCGATTCGTTCGGCAACGTCTGTACCCGAATCGTCGCGCCGCCCGGCCGCCTTACGATCTCGGCAGACCTCTTGGTCGCCGATACGGGCCTGCCCGATGCGGCCGCGCCGGAGGCCGCCCAGATTCCGGTGGAGGACCTGCCCGACGAGGTCATGCTCTACCTTATGGCGAGCCGCTACTGCGACACCGATAAACTGGTCGGGATCGCATGGCCGCTCTTCGGCCAGACGCCGGAAGGGTGGGCGCGGGTGCAGGCCATCGTCGATTATGTGCACCAGCGCATCCGTTTCGACTACCAGAAGGCGGATGCCACACGCTCGGCCTTCGACGGCTATCAGCAGCAGGTCGGCGTCTGCCGCGATTTCGCACATCTCGCCATCGCGTTCTGCCGTTGCATGAACATTCCGGCGCGCTATTGCACGGGCTATCTCGGCGACATCGGTGTGCCGCCGGTTGCCGATCCGATGGACTTTTCGGCATGGTTCGAGGTCTATCTCGGCGGTCGCTGGTACACCTTCGATGCCCGCCACAACACGCCGCGGATCGGACGCATCGTCATGGCGCGCGGTCGCGACGCGACGGATTGCGCGATTTCCACAAGCTTCGGCGCCGCGCGGTTGATCAATTTCACGGTTCACACCGATGAAGTTGCGGACGGGACAAAGACCGATCTGATGCAGGCCGCCTAA
- the fliR gene encoding flagellar biosynthetic protein FliR — protein MTTPLDLLLPGLAAAFLITFARVGTLMMLMPGLGEQLIAGRLRLALALLVTLVLFPTVRPMLPTGNAALAAPSLIGLLIGEILIGLMLGLCVRMIVAALQTAGVVISQQLGLSYAMTVDPTMGGQQAAIGNFLAMLGVTLILATDLHHVALEAIGRSYVLLPPSGVPAMADAAKLALDAFSRSFALAVRISGPFIVFGILFNLGLGVLSRLMPQLQVFFLAVPASVIIGMMLFVGALGLIMGLFLDDLGRYLGAFLGR, from the coding sequence ATGACCACGCCGCTCGACCTGCTGCTGCCCGGCCTCGCGGCGGCCTTCCTCATCACCTTCGCCCGGGTCGGCACGCTGATGATGCTGATGCCGGGATTGGGCGAGCAGCTCATTGCGGGCCGCCTGCGGCTCGCCCTCGCCTTGCTCGTGACCCTGGTGCTGTTCCCGACCGTGCGCCCGATGCTGCCGACGGGCAATGCGGCGCTGGCAGCCCCCTCCCTGATCGGGCTGCTGATCGGCGAGATCCTGATCGGGCTGATGCTGGGTCTGTGCGTGCGCATGATCGTCGCCGCGCTCCAGACGGCGGGCGTAGTGATCTCGCAACAGCTCGGCCTGTCCTATGCCATGACCGTCGATCCGACGATGGGCGGACAGCAGGCGGCGATCGGCAACTTCCTGGCGATGCTCGGCGTCACGCTCATCCTGGCGACCGATCTGCACCACGTCGCCCTCGAAGCGATCGGGCGCAGCTACGTCCTGCTGCCGCCGAGCGGCGTACCGGCGATGGCGGATGCGGCCAAGCTCGCCCTCGATGCGTTCAGCCGCAGCTTCGCCCTGGCGGTGCGGATCTCCGGGCCGTTCATCGTGTTCGGCATCCTGTTCAATCTCGGCCTCGGCGTGCTCTCCCGGCTGATGCCGCAATTGCAGGTGTTCTTCCTCGCGGTTCCCGCCTCGGTCATCATCGGCATGATGCTGTTCGTCGGGGCGCTCGGCCTCATCATGGGGCTGTTCCTCGACGATCTCGGCCGCTATCTCGGCGCGTTCCTGGGTCGCTGA
- a CDS encoding heme ABC transporter permease, translating into MWTALWNRLAHPGHFLRWSGVALPWLAAASVLLVAAGLYLTFFVVPPDYQQGDTVRIMYVHVPAALLGMGFYGAMTLSAIGTMVWRHPLADVSQRAAAPIGAAFTLICLVTGSLWGKPMWGTYWVWDARLTSMLVLFLIYCGIIALWRTIEDPSRAARAVSILTLVGAVNLPIIKFSVNWWSTLHQPASILRMGGSSIDSSMLYPLLEMVLAMTLLGVTLHLQAMRTEIYRRRVRTLLIRQAERLDAGVQDAAPTTRAATTLPVGQAI; encoded by the coding sequence ATGTGGACCGCTCTCTGGAACCGCCTCGCCCATCCGGGCCACTTCCTGCGCTGGTCGGGTGTGGCCTTGCCCTGGCTCGCAGCGGCTTCGGTCCTGCTCGTCGCCGCCGGGCTGTACCTGACGTTCTTCGTCGTGCCGCCCGACTACCAGCAGGGCGACACCGTCCGGATCATGTACGTCCACGTCCCGGCCGCGCTCCTCGGCATGGGCTTTTATGGCGCGATGACGCTCTCCGCGATCGGTACGATGGTCTGGCGCCATCCGCTCGCCGACGTGTCGCAGCGCGCCGCCGCGCCGATCGGTGCGGCCTTCACCCTGATCTGCCTTGTCACCGGCTCGCTCTGGGGCAAGCCGATGTGGGGCACCTACTGGGTCTGGGACGCGCGCCTGACCTCGATGCTGGTGCTGTTCCTGATCTATTGCGGCATCATCGCCCTGTGGCGGACCATCGAGGATCCGAGCCGGGCAGCGCGCGCGGTCTCCATCCTGACGCTGGTCGGCGCGGTGAACCTGCCGATCATCAAGTTCTCGGTGAACTGGTGGTCGACGCTGCATCAACCGGCCTCGATCCTGCGCATGGGCGGCTCGTCCATCGATTCCTCGATGCTCTACCCGCTGCTCGAGATGGTGCTGGCGATGACCCTGCTCGGCGTGACGCTGCACCTTCAGGCGATGCGCACCGAGATCTACCGCCGCCGGGTGCGCACCCTGCTGATCCGGCAGGCGGAGCGGCTCGATGCCGGCGTGCAGGACGCTGCACCGACGACCCGCGCCGCGACGACCCTTCCCGTGGGCCAAGCGATCTAA
- a CDS encoding transglutaminase-like domain-containing protein, producing the protein MRFKLGCSLAYEVKAPTTFIFNVEVAKLKSLEIASESLTLAPDPARRVYVTPDLKNRYLGVNVQPGPFSLEYNAEVELTVVRADPATISETPVSELPLDILPFLLPSRFVSSDRLAAFAQAEFGGLPKGHQRVNAICNWIHDNIAYRRGASDGETTADESLLMRAGVCRDFAHLGTAFCRGLGIPARFVSCYAYGLVPGDFHAVFEAYLEGRWWLFDATRQAHLDGLVRIGIGRDAAEIAFSTPYGDMQPTGMEIRIDRADGGPEPMERTVEAISTEEPAPHAGAA; encoded by the coding sequence GTGCGATTCAAGCTCGGTTGCAGTCTTGCCTACGAGGTCAAGGCGCCTACCACCTTCATCTTCAACGTCGAAGTCGCGAAGCTGAAAAGCCTCGAAATCGCCAGCGAAAGCCTGACCCTGGCGCCGGACCCGGCACGGCGCGTCTACGTCACGCCGGACCTCAAGAACCGCTATCTCGGCGTCAACGTGCAGCCCGGACCGTTCTCGCTCGAGTACAATGCCGAGGTGGAACTGACCGTCGTGCGGGCCGACCCGGCGACGATCTCCGAGACGCCCGTCTCCGAACTCCCCCTCGACATCCTCCCCTTCCTCCTGCCGAGCCGCTTCGTCTCGTCGGACCGGCTCGCCGCCTTCGCCCAGGCCGAGTTCGGCGGCCTTCCGAAGGGCCATCAACGGGTCAATGCGATCTGCAACTGGATCCACGACAACATCGCCTACCGGCGCGGCGCGAGCGATGGCGAGACCACGGCCGACGAGAGCCTGCTGATGCGCGCCGGCGTGTGCCGCGACTTCGCCCATCTCGGCACCGCCTTCTGCCGCGGCCTCGGCATCCCGGCCCGGTTCGTGAGCTGCTATGCCTACGGCCTCGTGCCGGGCGACTTCCACGCCGTGTTCGAGGCCTATCTCGAAGGGCGCTGGTGGCTGTTCGACGCAACGCGCCAAGCCCATCTCGACGGTCTCGTGCGCATCGGGATCGGACGGGATGCGGCCGAAATCGCCTTCTCCACGCCCTACGGTGACATGCAGCCGACCGGTATGGAGATCCGCATCGATCGCGCCGACGGAGGTCCGGAGCCGATGGAGCGTACGGTCGAGGCGATTTCGACGGAGGAGCCGGCTCCGCATGCCGGCGCGGCCTGA